In one Gossypium hirsutum isolate 1008001.06 chromosome D09, Gossypium_hirsutum_v2.1, whole genome shotgun sequence genomic region, the following are encoded:
- the LOC121220726 gene encoding MDIS1-interacting receptor like kinase 2 has protein sequence MASNLLEGPIPQEIESLMSLRDFDLSHNKLSGPIPTQIGNLSDLISLILANNNLSGRIPLQICDLSLGNLDLSHNFITGDIPSELLNLSYSIKIDLSHNLLQGAIPSQFGSLTHLSILDLSWNNLTGMIPEFPFSVENLNLSINSLRGPIPDGLLHFAPETFAGNKDLCGSIQGFLPCPSSPTVNQERNSKVRHDLHVIIMVPSLLFFVSTSALVIFILFRQYRAQALKSDPSPTKNGDLFSIWNFDGKIAFEDIIKATGDFDMKYCIGTGGYGSVYRAVLPSGKIVALKKLHRLEAEQPTYDTSFRNEIQFLTEIRHKNIVKLHGFCLHNRCMFLIYEYMENGSLFYALSIDEESMELDWTKRVNIVKGVAHALSYMHHDCNPPIVHRDISSSNVLLNWKWEAFISDFGTARLLDPDSSNRTVIVGTYGYIAPEHSYSLVVTEKCDVYSFGVLTLEILMGKHPGELLSTLSSSSPSSVQNVMLNEILDPRLSPPRSRKMAGDIAFVAVIAFTCLRAKPKARPTMKLVSQEFLHIKSPISMPLHEMSLIELKNHKMFMCDESHR, from the exons ATGGCTTCGAATCTTTTGGAAGGTCCTATACCCCAAGAAATTGAGAGCTTGATGTCCCTGCGAGACTTTGATCTCTCACACAATAAATTGAGTGGACCTATTCCAACTCAGATTGGTAATTTGTCAGACTTAATATCCTTAATTTTGGCAAACAATAACTTGAGTGGAAGAATTCCCCTGCAAATTTGTGACTTATCACTAGGCAACCTTGATCTAAGTCATAATTTCATCACTGGAGACATACCGTCTGAACTCCTTAACCTTTCTTATTCCATAAAAATTGATCTAAGCCATAACCTTCTCCAAGGAGCGATACCTTCCCAATTTGGGAGTTTAACACATTTAAGCATTTTAGATCTCAGTTGGAATAATCTAACGGGCATGATTCCCGAATTTCCATTTTCTGTGGAGAAcctcaatttatcaattaattccCTGAGGGGTCCAATTCCAGATGGATTGTTGCATTTTGCACCCGAGACATTTGCAGGCAACAAGGATTTATGTGGCTCCATTCAAGGTTTCCTCCCTTGCCCTTCATCCCCAACTGTAAACCAAGAAAGAAATAGCAAAGTGAGGCATGATCTACATGTCATTATTATGGTTCCAAGTTTGTTATTTTTTGTCTCAACTTCTGCATTGGTAATATTCATCCTTTTCCGACAATATAGAGCTCAAGCTTTGAAATCTGATCCAAGTCCAACCAAAAATGGAGATTTATTCTCTATTTGGAACTTTGATGGAAAGATTGCGTTTGAAGACATCATCAAAGCCACAGGGGATTTTGATATGAAATATTGCATTGGAACTGGGGGTTATGGCAGTGTCTACAGAGCAGTCTTACCAAGTGGCAAAATTGTCGCTTTAAAAAAACTCCACCGATTGGAAGCTGAGCAGCCGACTTACGATACAAGTTTTCGAAATGAGATCCAGTTTTTAACAGAAATAAGGCATAAGAACATCGTCAAGCTCCACGGATTTTGTCTCCACAATCGTTGCATGTTcttgatttatgaatatatggAAAACGGAAGCCTGTTTTATGCCTTGAGCATTGATGAGGAATCTATGGAATTGGATTGGACCAAAAGAGTGAACATTGTCAAAGGTGTCGCACATGCTCTATCTTATATGCATCATGATTGCAACCCTCCAATTGTTCATCGAGACATCTCAAGTAGTAACGTTTTGTTGAACTGGAAATGGGAAGCTTTTATTTCTGATTTTGGGACTGCAAGACTTCTTGATCCTGATTCATCAAATCGAACTGTAATTGTTGGAACATATGGATATATTGCCCCAG AACATTCTTATTCATTGGTTGTGACTGAAAAATGTGACGTATATAGCTTTGGAGTGTTGACATTGGAAATATTGATGGGAAAGCATCCTGGTGAATTGTTGTCAACACTATCATCATCATCTCCATCTAGTGTCCAAAATGTCATGCTAAATGAAATTTTGGATCCTCGATTATCACCCCCAAGAAGTCGGAAAATGGCAGGAGACATCGCTTTCGTTGCTGTCATTGCTTTCACATGCTTACGGGCCAAACCCAAAGCTCGACCAACAATGAAGTTAGTGTCTCAAGAATTCCTACATATCAAGTCTCCAATTTCAATGCCTCTTCATGAAATGTCTCTGATTGAGCTTAAGAATCATAAGATGTTTATGTGCGATGAAAGTCACAGATAA